One genomic segment of Prochlorococcus marinus str. MIT 0919 includes these proteins:
- the psaB gene encoding photosystem I core protein PsaB: protein MATKFPSFSQGLAQDPTTRRIWYGIATAHDFESHDGMTEEQLYQKLFATHFGHLAIIGLWVAGNLFHIAWQGNFEQWVTDPLHVRPIAHAIWDPHFGQGITDALTQAGATSPVNIAYSGLYHWWYTIGMRTNEQLFQGAIFLNILVCWLLFAGWLHLQPKFRPSLAWFKNAEAQLNHHLAVLFGFSSIAWTGHLVHVAIPESRGQHIGWDNWLSVLPHPEGLAPFFSLNWGAYAQNPDSLDAVFGTSQGAGTAIFTFLGGLHPQSESLWLTDIAHHHLAIGVVFIIAGHMYRNTFGIGHSLKEITEAHNTSNPNDPHTGHFGINHNGIFETVNNSLHFQLGLALASLGAACSLVAQHMGALPSYAFIARDYTTQSALYTHHQYIAMFLMVGAFSHGAIFFVRDYDPELNKDNVLARVLETKEALISHLSWVTMLLGFHTLGLYVHNDVVVAFGNPEKQILIEPVFAQAIQAFSGKVMYGIDALLANANSSATLAANSMPGNHYWMDLINRQDALTNFLPIGPADFLVHHAIALGLHTTALILIKGALDARGTKLIPDKKDFGYAFPCDGPGRGGTCDSSAWDATYLAMFWALNTIAWVTFYWHWKHLAIWQGNVAQFNESGTYLMGWFRDYLWLNSSQLINGYNPFGVNALSPWAWMFLFGHLIWATGFMFLISWRGYWQELIETLVWAHQRTPIANLVGWRDKPVALSIVQARLVGLTHFTVGNFVTFGAFVIASTSGKFG from the coding sequence ATGGCAACGAAATTTCCATCGTTTAGTCAGGGTCTGGCACAGGACCCCACAACCCGACGAATTTGGTACGGAATCGCCACGGCTCATGATTTTGAGAGCCATGACGGAATGACCGAAGAACAGCTTTATCAAAAGCTGTTTGCTACCCATTTTGGTCATCTAGCCATTATTGGCTTATGGGTTGCTGGGAACCTGTTCCATATCGCCTGGCAAGGCAACTTTGAACAATGGGTTACTGACCCACTTCATGTTCGCCCAATCGCTCATGCAATCTGGGATCCCCATTTTGGTCAAGGCATCACAGATGCTTTAACTCAAGCAGGGGCAACATCACCAGTAAATATTGCCTACTCTGGTCTTTACCACTGGTGGTACACCATTGGAATGAGAACAAATGAGCAACTATTTCAGGGTGCAATATTCCTAAATATTCTTGTTTGCTGGCTTTTATTTGCTGGCTGGTTGCATCTCCAACCAAAGTTCAGACCTTCACTTGCTTGGTTTAAGAACGCCGAGGCACAGCTAAACCATCATTTAGCAGTTTTATTTGGTTTCAGCAGCATTGCTTGGACTGGACACTTAGTCCATGTAGCTATACCCGAATCCAGAGGGCAACATATTGGATGGGATAATTGGCTATCAGTTCTTCCTCACCCAGAAGGTTTGGCACCATTCTTCTCATTGAATTGGGGAGCTTATGCCCAAAACCCTGATTCCCTAGATGCCGTATTTGGAACTTCCCAAGGAGCAGGTACTGCAATATTTACTTTTCTTGGAGGTCTTCATCCTCAAAGTGAATCTTTATGGCTGACCGATATTGCTCATCATCATTTAGCAATTGGTGTTGTCTTTATCATTGCTGGTCATATGTACCGAAACACATTCGGTATTGGTCACAGTCTTAAAGAAATTACAGAAGCCCATAATACTAGTAACCCCAATGACCCACATACGGGACACTTTGGTATCAATCACAATGGGATTTTTGAGACAGTTAACAACTCTCTCCATTTCCAGCTTGGTTTAGCTCTTGCTTCTCTAGGAGCCGCATGTAGTTTAGTGGCCCAGCATATGGGTGCACTTCCCTCTTACGCATTTATTGCTAGGGACTACACAACTCAGTCAGCTCTTTATACCCATCATCAATACATAGCTATGTTTTTGATGGTTGGGGCTTTCTCCCATGGAGCAATTTTCTTTGTTCGTGACTACGATCCAGAGCTTAACAAGGACAATGTTCTTGCAAGAGTACTGGAGACTAAGGAGGCATTGATTAGTCATTTAAGCTGGGTAACTATGCTTCTTGGCTTCCATACCCTTGGCCTTTATGTTCACAACGATGTAGTAGTTGCTTTTGGTAATCCTGAGAAACAAATCCTTATTGAACCTGTTTTTGCTCAAGCAATTCAGGCATTTAGTGGAAAAGTGATGTATGGCATTGATGCATTACTAGCCAATGCCAATAGTTCAGCCACCTTGGCCGCGAATAGCATGCCAGGTAATCACTATTGGATGGATCTTATTAACAGGCAAGACGCTTTAACTAATTTCCTTCCCATAGGTCCAGCTGATTTCCTAGTACACCACGCAATCGCTTTAGGACTTCATACAACAGCATTGATCCTTATTAAAGGTGCTTTAGATGCAAGGGGTACAAAGTTAATACCAGATAAAAAAGACTTTGGTTACGCTTTCCCATGTGATGGTCCTGGTAGAGGAGGTACATGTGATAGCTCAGCTTGGGACGCAACATACCTTGCAATGTTCTGGGCACTCAATACCATCGCTTGGGTAACCTTCTATTGGCATTGGAAACATCTTGCTATATGGCAAGGGAATGTTGCTCAATTCAATGAATCTGGAACTTACTTAATGGGATGGTTTAGGGATTATTTGTGGCTAAATAGTTCACAACTAATCAATGGATACAATCCCTTTGGCGTTAATGCTTTATCTCCATGGGCTTGGATGTTCCTGTTTGGTCATTTAATTTGGGCAACAGGGTTTATGTTCCTGATTTCCTGGAGAGGATATTGGCAAGAGCTTATTGAAACACTTGTTTGGGCTCATCAAAGAACCCCTATTGCCAATCTTGTTGGCTGGAGAGACAAGCCTGTAGCTCTATCAATTGTTCAAGCTCGCTTAGTTGGACTTACGCACTTTACTGTGGGTAATTTCGTAACCTTTGGTGCATTCGTAATTGCATCAACTTCAGGAAAGTTTGGCTAA
- a CDS encoding serine hydrolase translates to MEFYRANPEMNAFLGQLLQRFAKEGRPNLHKSISLVWVSYESQNPKPCSGQGAAWMHKKLIYPASVVKLIYACAIEVWLQQDMLVDSNELRRAQSDMIKFSSNDATSYVLDLLTGTSSGASLTGSAWQSWQSQRNLVNNWLKSLNLKELASLNCSQKTWSDGPYGRDKDFYGKYNENRNAMSAIATGKILEAIMTNELLTIKASKKLRELLSRSLDLVKRKADPENQIDGFLGEGLPQGTKLWSKAGLMSEARHDAAWFITPKGLPMLLVVFCEGKALAKDTYLLPAFADELSKWTFKK, encoded by the coding sequence ATGGAGTTCTATAGGGCCAATCCAGAGATGAATGCTTTCCTGGGACAGCTTCTTCAACGATTTGCTAAGGAAGGAAGGCCTAACCTCCATAAAAGCATTTCTTTGGTTTGGGTTAGCTATGAAAGTCAAAACCCTAAACCTTGCAGCGGCCAAGGTGCTGCTTGGATGCATAAAAAACTTATCTACCCAGCGAGTGTAGTCAAGTTAATTTATGCATGTGCCATAGAAGTATGGTTGCAGCAAGATATGCTTGTCGATTCTAATGAGTTGAGAAGAGCTCAATCAGACATGATTAAGTTCTCAAGCAATGATGCCACGAGCTATGTTTTAGATTTGCTCACTGGAACATCTAGTGGAGCCTCTTTAACAGGTTCAGCATGGCAATCTTGGCAATCACAAAGAAACCTAGTAAATAATTGGCTGAAGAGTCTTAACTTAAAAGAATTGGCATCATTAAATTGCTCTCAGAAAACATGGTCAGATGGACCATATGGGCGTGATAAAGATTTTTACGGGAAATATAACGAAAATCGAAATGCTATGAGTGCCATCGCAACAGGGAAAATCTTAGAAGCCATAATGACTAATGAACTATTAACAATTAAAGCTAGTAAAAAGTTAAGAGAACTTCTTTCAAGATCTTTAGATCTAGTGAAGAGAAAAGCAGATCCTGAGAATCAGATAGATGGTTTTTTAGGAGAAGGATTACCACAGGGCACTAAATTATGGAGTAAAGCAGGATTAATGAGTGAAGCGAGACATGATGCTGCATGGTTTATCACTCCAAAAGGCTTACCCATGTTATTAGTTGTTTTTTGTGAGGGGAAAGCACTTGCAAAAGATACTTATTTATTACCTGCTTTTGCGGATGAATTAAGTAAGTGGACTTTCAAGAAATAA
- a CDS encoding C40 family peptidase — MTPNSLWELKVDVNGYKNKDFTNKELVTQACKGRSFEVIENKYGSTNSGRVKVRLLEDGYICWLNIKDIESNLKSKQTWKPSLISKAEIQSQLPKILKWIERASHNKNKYLWGGTLGPDFDCSGLIQTAFALKGIWLPRDSYQQEQFCEKINFKPNDYEEVMPGDLLFFGSKAKCTHVGIYKAKGLYWHSSGPINGRNGIGIDQLQPTNENPISSFYQSKLRSIGRVVCCHDGRTLP, encoded by the coding sequence ATGACTCCTAATAGCCTCTGGGAGCTAAAAGTTGATGTTAATGGGTATAAAAATAAAGATTTCACAAACAAAGAACTTGTTACTCAGGCGTGTAAAGGTAGAAGTTTCGAAGTAATTGAGAATAAATATGGAAGCACAAATTCAGGAAGAGTGAAAGTTCGATTGCTAGAAGATGGTTATATATGTTGGCTAAATATAAAAGATATTGAAAGTAATTTAAAATCAAAACAAACTTGGAAGCCTTCTTTAATTTCAAAGGCAGAAATACAATCTCAATTGCCTAAAATACTAAAATGGATAGAGAGAGCATCTCACAATAAGAACAAATATCTTTGGGGAGGCACTTTAGGACCTGATTTTGACTGTTCAGGATTAATTCAAACAGCTTTCGCACTAAAAGGTATTTGGTTACCTCGTGACTCATATCAACAAGAACAATTTTGTGAAAAGATTAACTTTAAGCCAAACGACTATGAAGAAGTCATGCCTGGAGATTTGTTATTTTTTGGCAGCAAAGCAAAATGCACACATGTTGGGATATATAAAGCGAAAGGACTGTATTGGCATAGCTCAGGTCCAATTAACGGGCGTAACGGTATTGGTATAGATCAATTGCAACCTACCAATGAAAATCCTATTTCATCTTTTTACCAATCAAAATTACGTAGCATAGGAAGAGTGGTATGTTGCCATGATGGCAGAACATTGCCATAG